The Candidatus Sulfotelmatobacter sp. genome has a window encoding:
- a CDS encoding pyridoxal phosphate-dependent aminotransferase — protein MTTIAHHADFLCEAVSRLGSESAFEVLARAKALEAQGRRVVHMEIGEPDFDTPEHVKRAGIQAIEENYSHYSPSAGIMELRETIADYATRFRGLVTPFTPEHVVVGAGAKPIIWNLLSALLDPGDELVYTSPSYPAYASAAGYLEANAIPIHLLESRNWRLDLDELAAKVGPKTKALVINSPHNPTGGVLTREDLEAIAELAHRHDFLVIADEIYSRNIYDAPFVSITQIPGMQDRTVIVDGFSKAYAMTGWRLGYAIAPEPIARMITLFNNNTFSCVATFVQRAGIAALTGDDAPVQRMNAIFRQRRDAIVGGLNALPGVSCTIPEGAFYAFPNVSQITTDDKHLAAWLLQHAGVACLGGSSFGPAGKGYLRFSYAASVDDITWALAQLREHLPNYRQ, from the coding sequence ATGACGACGATCGCCCATCACGCCGACTTCCTCTGCGAGGCGGTCTCCCGTCTCGGGAGCGAGAGCGCCTTCGAGGTCCTCGCCCGCGCCAAAGCGCTCGAGGCCCAGGGCCGCCGCGTCGTGCACATGGAGATCGGCGAGCCGGACTTCGACACGCCCGAGCACGTCAAGCGCGCCGGTATCCAGGCGATCGAAGAGAACTATAGCCACTACAGCCCCTCCGCCGGCATCATGGAGCTGCGCGAGACGATCGCCGACTACGCCACGCGCTTTCGCGGACTCGTGACGCCGTTCACACCGGAGCACGTCGTGGTCGGGGCCGGCGCGAAGCCGATCATCTGGAACCTGCTCTCGGCGCTGCTCGACCCGGGCGACGAGCTGGTCTACACCAGCCCCTCGTATCCCGCCTACGCCTCCGCGGCCGGCTACCTCGAAGCCAACGCGATCCCGATCCACCTGCTCGAGTCGCGCAATTGGCGGCTCGACCTCGACGAGCTGGCCGCCAAGGTCGGGCCCAAGACGAAAGCCCTGGTCATCAACTCGCCGCACAATCCGACCGGCGGCGTGCTCACGCGCGAGGACCTCGAGGCGATCGCGGAGCTGGCGCACCGGCACGATTTCCTGGTCATCGCCGACGAGATCTACTCGCGCAACATCTACGACGCGCCGTTCGTCTCGATCACGCAGATCCCCGGGATGCAGGACCGCACCGTCATCGTCGACGGCTTCTCGAAGGCCTACGCGATGACGGGCTGGCGGCTGGGTTACGCGATCGCGCCCGAGCCGATCGCGCGCATGATCACGCTCTTCAACAACAACACCTTCTCGTGCGTCGCGACCTTCGTACAGCGCGCCGGGATCGCCGCGCTGACCGGCGACGATGCGCCGGTGCAGCGCATGAACGCGATCTTCCGCCAGCGGCGCGACGCGATCGTCGGCGGTTTGAACGCGCTGCCCGGCGTGAGCTGCACGATCCCCGAAGGCGCGTTCTACGCCTTCCCCAACGTCTCGCAGATCACGACCGACGACAAACACCTGGCGGCCTGGCTGTTGCAGCACGCCGGCGTCGCGTGCCTGGGCGGTTCGAGCTTCGGCCCCGCCGGCAAAGGCTATCTGCGCTTCTCGTACGCCGCCTCGGTCGACGACATCACCTGGGCGCTCGCGCAGCTCCGCGAGCACCTCCCGAACTATCGCCAGTAA
- a CDS encoding GNAT family protein, which yields MPFTDRPRTAADAAFVVALHGLAHARGYVVAYALQRMIARAFDEHGAHKLYAEVVAHNAASRQLCEKAGFVLEGVWRDGFRDDDGRYHDLCAYGLLAADRSRATR from the coding sequence GTGCCGTTCACCGATCGCCCGCGTACTGCTGCTGACGCGGCGTTCGTCGTCGCGCTGCACGGGCTGGCACACGCGCGCGGATACGTGGTCGCGTATGCGTTGCAGCGCATGATCGCGCGCGCGTTCGATGAGCACGGTGCGCACAAGCTGTACGCCGAGGTCGTCGCCCACAACGCCGCGTCACGGCAGCTGTGCGAGAAGGCCGGCTTCGTGCTCGAAGGCGTCTGGCGCGACGGTTTTCGCGACGACGACGGACGGTATCACGACCTGTGCGCGTACGGATTGCTCGCAGCGGATCGTTCGCGCGCAACGCGCTGA
- a CDS encoding zinc-ribbon domain containing protein — MYTDEQLTCTDCGAAFVFSAGEQQFFATKGFQNKPNRCPDCRTARKNARASSGGGGGYGGSGGGGREYGGAREMYSVTCSSCGQQAEVPFQPRGDKPVYCRDCFQSQRSYR, encoded by the coding sequence GTGTATACCGATGAACAGCTGACCTGCACCGACTGTGGTGCGGCGTTCGTTTTCAGCGCCGGCGAACAACAGTTCTTCGCCACGAAGGGCTTTCAGAACAAGCCGAACCGGTGTCCCGACTGCCGTACCGCGCGCAAGAACGCGCGCGCGAGCTCGGGCGGCGGCGGTGGCTATGGCGGTAGCGGCGGTGGCGGCCGCGAATACGGCGGCGCGCGCGAGATGTACTCGGTGACGTGCAGCAGCTGCGGGCAGCAGGCCGAGGTGCCGTTCCAGCCCCGTGGCGACAAGCCGGTCTACTGCCGCGACTGCTTCCAGTCGCAGCGCTCGTACCGCTAA
- a CDS encoding PfkB family carbohydrate kinase, with amino-acid sequence MSAPVVATIGTTHPLGFAGLTHALLVLAAEGVRPVCVVAGVSAQDAAGVLARADVAASAIEAQFAALHAAGVGAFHVGALLSADAVRAVARGVRGFPGVPVVVDPVAAATGGGVLADAPARAALRAELVPLADVLTPNLDEAGSLLDRPVTDLASMREAARALHALGARAVLVKGGHLAGEPVDVLAVDGALRELHAARLPGTLRGTGDLLAAATAAALARGACVRDAVEHGRAQVRAALARAEPFAGTFVRRLAP; translated from the coding sequence ATGAGCGCGCCCGTCGTCGCGACCATCGGAACCACCCACCCGCTGGGCTTCGCGGGCCTGACCCACGCGCTGCTGGTGCTCGCCGCCGAGGGCGTGCGGCCCGTCTGCGTCGTCGCCGGGGTCAGCGCGCAGGATGCCGCCGGGGTCCTGGCGCGCGCGGACGTCGCGGCGAGCGCGATCGAGGCGCAGTTCGCGGCGTTGCATGCCGCCGGCGTCGGCGCGTTTCACGTCGGCGCGCTGCTCTCGGCCGACGCGGTGCGCGCGGTCGCGCGCGGCGTACGCGGCTTTCCGGGCGTGCCGGTGGTGGTCGATCCGGTCGCCGCCGCGACCGGCGGCGGAGTGCTGGCCGACGCGCCGGCGCGCGCGGCGCTGCGCGCCGAGCTGGTGCCGTTGGCCGACGTGCTGACCCCGAACCTCGACGAAGCCGGGAGTTTGCTCGACCGTCCGGTCACGGACCTCGCCTCGATGCGCGAGGCGGCGCGCGCGTTGCACGCGCTCGGCGCGCGCGCCGTGTTGGTCAAGGGCGGGCATTTGGCCGGCGAGCCGGTCGACGTGCTGGCCGTGGACGGCGCGCTGCGCGAGCTGCATGCCGCGCGGCTGCCCGGAACGCTCCGCGGGACGGGCGATCTGCTGGCCGCTGCGACCGCGGCCGCGCTGGCGCGCGGCGCGTGCGTGCGCGACGCCGTCGAGCACGGACGCGCGCAGGTGCGGGCGGCGCTCGCGCGCGCGGAGCCGTTCGCGGGGACGTTCGTGCGCCGGCTCGCGCCGTGA
- a CDS encoding thiamine phosphate synthase, whose translation MDHRHALRARLHGIYALVDPASAEPIAFIEALLRGGIRLIQIRAKDGIDGTTLVALVDRVRAAGGIAILNDDVGLARLADGVHLGQEDAAQYDLAELRTALGPRQIIGLSCGTPQEAARVDPALIDYVGVGPVFATGSKHDAGLPIGISGTRAVVAASPVPCAAIGGIGPATIERARETGAAMAAVLSALTVADPAAAARALVARWG comes from the coding sequence ATGGACCATCGGCACGCGCTACGCGCCCGTCTGCACGGCATCTACGCGCTGGTCGATCCGGCGTCGGCCGAGCCGATCGCGTTCATCGAAGCGCTGTTGCGCGGCGGCATCCGGCTGATCCAGATCCGCGCCAAGGACGGCATCGACGGCACGACCCTGGTCGCACTGGTCGATCGGGTGCGCGCGGCGGGCGGCATCGCGATCCTCAACGACGACGTCGGGCTGGCGCGGTTGGCCGACGGCGTTCACCTGGGTCAGGAAGACGCGGCGCAATACGATCTGGCCGAGCTGCGCACGGCGCTGGGGCCGCGCCAGATCATCGGGCTCTCGTGCGGCACGCCGCAAGAAGCGGCGCGGGTCGATCCGGCGCTGATCGACTACGTCGGCGTCGGGCCGGTGTTCGCGACCGGCTCGAAGCACGACGCCGGGCTGCCGATCGGGATCTCGGGGACGCGTGCCGTGGTGGCCGCCAGTCCGGTGCCGTGCGCGGCGATCGGCGGCATCGGGCCGGCGACGATCGAGCGCGCACGCGAGACCGGCGCAGCCATGGCCGCCGTCCTCTCGGCGCTGACGGTCGCGGATCCGGCAGCCGCGGCCCGCGCGCTCGTCGCGCGCTGGGGATGA
- a CDS encoding ParB/RepB/Spo0J family partition protein encodes MTARRGLGRGLGALLGEGGTADVTAAAPKRDLPQIPVAKIRPNPRQPRQTFDPGALAELRDSIATFGVLVPLIVRVHGEGYELIAGERRWRAAQAAGLETVPALVRAADDRESLEVAIIENLQRENLDPLEEAMGFAHLMEAHDFTQEQVAQRMGRSRPAIANALRLLSLPDSVKALVRERKLSAGHARAILALPAERREGVARRAVADELSVRALERLAQQDAPARARPSTKPAAPRDADAENVVERLRYKYATQVRLLTQERGGTIELRYADADDLLRIVDLLLGEA; translated from the coding sequence CGCTGCTGGGCGAGGGCGGGACGGCCGACGTCACCGCCGCGGCGCCCAAGCGCGACCTACCGCAGATCCCCGTCGCCAAGATCCGCCCCAACCCGCGCCAGCCGCGCCAGACGTTCGACCCCGGCGCCCTGGCCGAGCTGCGCGACTCGATCGCGACCTTCGGCGTGCTGGTCCCGCTCATCGTGCGCGTGCACGGCGAGGGTTACGAGCTGATCGCCGGCGAGCGCCGCTGGCGCGCCGCGCAGGCCGCCGGCTTGGAGACGGTCCCCGCCTTGGTGCGCGCCGCCGACGACCGCGAGTCGCTCGAGGTCGCGATCATCGAGAACCTGCAGCGCGAGAACCTCGATCCGCTCGAGGAGGCGATGGGCTTCGCGCACCTGATGGAAGCGCACGACTTCACCCAAGAGCAGGTCGCGCAGCGGATGGGCCGCAGCCGGCCCGCGATCGCCAACGCGCTGCGGCTGCTCTCGCTGCCCGACAGCGTGAAGGCGCTAGTGCGCGAACGCAAACTGAGCGCCGGGCACGCGCGCGCGATTCTCGCGCTGCCGGCCGAACGGCGCGAAGGCGTCGCGCGCCGCGCCGTCGCGGACGAGCTCTCGGTGCGCGCGCTCGAGCGGCTGGCGCAGCAGGACGCGCCGGCGCGCGCGCGGCCGAGCACCAAGCCCGCGGCGCCGCGTGACGCCGACGCCGAAAACGTGGTCGAACGCTTGCGCTACAAGTACGCGACCCAGGTACGGCTGCTCACGCAGGAGCGCGGCGGCACGATCGAGCTGCGGTACGCCGACGCCGACGACTTGCTGCGCATCGTCGACCTGCTGTTGGGCGAGGCGTGA